A genomic window from Xyrauchen texanus isolate HMW12.3.18 chromosome 15, RBS_HiC_50CHRs, whole genome shotgun sequence includes:
- the LOC127655804 gene encoding C-C chemokine receptor type 5-like — translation MTTEQETESYNYNGYYESDDNPAPPCNSGNTKAFSEIFLPTLYSIVFIIGFIGNGLVVWVLVRYRQKSNLTDVCLFNLALSDLLFLVSLPFWAHVAMAEWIFGKFMCHTITGLYMLGLYGSIFFMVLMTVDRYIIIVHAHSIISRNRTVKMGLILASLVWILSLLAALPSIIFARETYENNRTSCGYDFPNNAWKSFTYLILNILSFFLPLIIMGFCYSRIIPILLSIKTQKRHKVIKLILVVVVVYFLFWTPYNIAMFLTFLQLQSYLMSCEWQNGLALAMQWVETIAFSHCCLNPIIYAFVGEKFRRAVFKALKERFPVCFSHCANISRELSERRSSVFSRSSEYSTTRIA, via the exons ATGACAACGGAGCAAGAGACTGAGT CATACAACTATAATGGGTACTACGAATCAGACGACAATCCTGCACCACCATGCAACTCTGGCAACACAAAGGCCTTCAGTGAGATTTTCCTTCCAACCCTGTACAGCATAGTCTTCATCATTGGCTTTATTGGCAACGGCCTGGTAGTGTGGGTCCTGGTCAGATACCGTCAAAAATCCAACTTGACAGACGTGTGCCTCTTCAACCTAGCACTATCTGACCTACTCTTTCTTGTATCACTCCCCTTTTGGGCTCATGTTGCCATGGCTGAGTGGATCTTTGGAAAATTCATGTGTCACACCATAACAGGTCTGTACATGCTGGGTCTCTATGGCAGTATATTCTTCATGGTCCTTATGACAGTGGATCGTTATATCATCATAGTCCACGCCCACAGTATCATTTCCAGAAATCGGACCGTAAAAATGGGTTTGATTCTTGCCTCGTTGGTGTGGATACTCAGCCTGTTAGCAGCTCTACCAAGTATTATTTTTGCCAGGGAGACCTATGAGAATAATCGGACATCATGTGGATATGATTTTCCAAATAATGCCTGGAAGTCATTTACTTACCTTATTCTAAACATCCTGAGTTTTTTCCTCCCTCTAATTATTATGGGCTTCTGCTATTCAAGGATCATTCCAATTCTGCTcagtataaaaacacaaaaaaggcaCAAAGTCATTAAACTCATCCTGGTTGTGGTGGTTGTTTATTTCCTTTTCTGGACACCATATAACATTGCCATGTTCCTAACCTTCCTTCAGTTGCAAAGCTACCTGATGTCTTGTGAGTGGCAAAATGGTTTGGCCCTGGCAATGCAATGGGTGGAAACTATCGCCTTCAGCCACTGTTGCCTTAACCCCATCATCTATGCCTTTGTTGGAGAGAAGTTCAGAAGAGCAGTCTTTAAGGCCTTAAAAGAGCGGTTTCCAGTGTGCTTCAGCCATTGCGCAAATATATCACGAGAGTTATCCGAACGCAGAAGCTCAGTTTTCTCCAGATCTTCGGAATATTCTACCACACGGATTGCATAG